In one Nicotiana tomentosiformis chromosome 6, ASM39032v3, whole genome shotgun sequence genomic region, the following are encoded:
- the LOC138894905 gene encoding uncharacterized protein, producing MKAILGSQDVWKIADRGYAKSHNEEALPQNEKDVLAKTRKKDQQALTLIHQCLNDAMFEKVADATTSKEAWEILQNSLQGVDKARKAHEEKIKRRQEVPLKELLKTQTSFKDYGGEKSYRGNGRGRGRGSHGRGRSNANNFNNEVKIHQTFRGRGCGHRGGRGRGYYQENNGQRYDKSKIEYYNCHKFGHYSWECRSNVEEKANLANDKKEEVESMLLMTLKEEDMDDCSSWYLDNGASNHMCGCKEKFVEINKIVESEPMNFDEAVEDKR from the exons ATGAAAGCCATTCTTGGCTCTCAGGATGTGTGGAAAATCGCAGATAGAGGGTATGCAAAATCCCATAATGAGGAAGCTCtgcctcaaaatgaaaaagatgtcttggcaaagacaaggaagaaggatcaacaagccctcACGCTCATCCATCAATGTCTGAATGATGCCATGTTCGAGAAGGtggcagatgctaccacctcaaaggaagcttgggagattttacaaaattctcttcaaggagttgacaaggcgaggaag GCCCATGAAGAaaagatcaagagaagacaagAAGTGCCATTGAAGGAACTTCTTAAAACTCAGACATCCTTCAAAGATTATGGTGGTGAAAAGAGCTATCGAGGGAATGGACGGGGACGAGGTCGTGGAagtcatggaagaggaagaagcaACGCTAACAACTTtaacaatgaagttaaaatccaccagacattcagaggtcgtggttgtggacatagaggaggaagaggacgtggctactaccaagaaaataatggacaaaggtatgacaaatcCAAAATTGAGtattataattgtcataaatttggccattactcttgggaatgtcgtagcaatgttgaagaaaaagctaaccttgctaacgacaagaaagaagaagttgagtcaATGTTGTTGATGacactcaaggaagaagacatggatgattgcagctcgtggtatttggacaatggagcaagcaatcatatgtgtggatgcaaagagaaatttgtggagatcaataaaatagttgagag tgaaccaatgaactttgatgaagctGTTGAAGACAAAAGGTAG